Proteins from a single region of Acidovorax sp. NCPPB 3576:
- a CDS encoding NAD-dependent protein deacetylase, which produces MAAHPRVFVLTGAGCSTASGIPDYRDGNGDWKRPPPLTFQAFMGDEATRQRYWARSFIGWRVMGQARPAPAHHALAALEAAGRVELLLTQNVDGLHTAAGSLRTIDLHGRIDTVRCMACEARLPRAELQEELLRRNPDWAALHAQAAPDGDADLEGQDFSAFDVPPCPRCGAGPLKPDVVFFGESVPRDRVQAARDALLRADAMLVAGSSLMVYSGFRFVQMAVDAGKPVAAVNWGRTRADPLLSLKVEHEVGSALGAVAQALAAGPAGPA; this is translated from the coding sequence ATGGCAGCGCACCCGCGGGTATTCGTGCTCACCGGCGCGGGCTGCAGCACGGCATCCGGCATTCCTGACTACCGCGATGGCAACGGCGACTGGAAGCGGCCACCACCGCTCACGTTCCAGGCTTTCATGGGCGACGAGGCCACGCGCCAGCGGTATTGGGCACGCAGCTTCATCGGCTGGCGGGTGATGGGGCAGGCACGTCCTGCGCCGGCGCACCATGCGCTGGCGGCTCTGGAAGCGGCCGGCCGGGTGGAACTGCTGCTCACGCAGAACGTGGACGGCCTGCACACGGCTGCGGGGAGCCTTCGCACGATCGATCTGCATGGCCGCATCGACACCGTGCGCTGCATGGCTTGCGAAGCCCGGCTGCCGCGCGCTGAGCTGCAGGAAGAGTTGCTGCGCCGCAACCCTGATTGGGCGGCGTTGCATGCGCAGGCGGCGCCCGATGGCGATGCGGATCTGGAGGGCCAGGATTTCAGCGCGTTCGATGTGCCGCCTTGCCCGCGCTGCGGCGCCGGCCCGCTCAAGCCCGATGTGGTGTTCTTCGGTGAAAGCGTGCCGCGCGATCGCGTGCAGGCCGCCCGCGACGCACTCCTGCGCGCCGATGCCATGCTGGTGGCCGGCTCGTCGCTCATGGTGTATTCGGGCTTTCGCTTCGTCCAGATGGCCGTGGATGCGGGCAAGCCCGTGGCAGCGGTCAACTGGGGGCGCACGCGGGCCGATCCGCTACTGTCGCTCAAGGTCGAGCACGAAGTCGGGTCGGCGCTGGGCGCGGTGGCCCAGGCACTGGCTGCAGGGCCTGCCGGGCCGGCTTGA
- a CDS encoding TfoX/Sxy family protein translates to MRKPPSSPLSAFAQELSGVFAPWGAVHLRRMFGGWGVFHDGRMLALVVNDALYLKADAITAPVFDARGLQPFVYERNGRPVALSYRQAPAEMYEGPAEAVEWAGRAWEAALRSAASAAPARAGPRTPSADKKAR, encoded by the coding sequence ATGAGAAAACCGCCTTCGTCTCCCTTGAGCGCGTTTGCGCAGGAACTGTCCGGGGTGTTCGCCCCCTGGGGTGCCGTCCATCTGCGGCGCATGTTCGGCGGCTGGGGCGTCTTCCATGATGGCCGCATGCTGGCGCTGGTGGTGAACGATGCGCTTTACCTCAAGGCCGACGCGATCACGGCGCCGGTGTTCGACGCGCGGGGATTGCAGCCTTTCGTCTATGAGCGCAATGGCCGCCCGGTGGCCCTGTCGTACCGGCAGGCACCGGCGGAGATGTACGAAGGGCCGGCGGAAGCGGTGGAGTGGGCCGGCCGGGCGTGGGAGGCCGCCTTGCGGTCGGCCGCCAGCGCGGCCCCGGCTCGGGCCGGGCCAAGGACCCCCTCTGCGGACAAAAAGGCCCGATAA
- a CDS encoding lytic murein transglycosylase, which produces MQRRLAPPSTSRSTRNPAVATWLIPLAAALALAGCSSAPRAQAPQANPAASAVAAPPQPPSVIPAATASADAPAAAAPSSPEEAAAAEQAGFAVWIAAFTQEALAAGIRPDTVQTALAGAQLQPRVIELDRAQPEFTRTPWAYLDSAVSTQRIAQGQAKRTEYALPLEAAAARYGVPASVVTAIWGMESNYGGNFGTFRAIDALATLGFEGRRAQWARNELMAALRILDQGDIAADRMIGSWAGAMGHTQFLPSVFLAYAIDADGDGRRDIWGSIPDVASSTANYLASSGWRSGQPWGVEVQLPPGFDHARAENTVRQTSAQWAGEGVVAIDRQPLPDLGAAYVIAPAGARGPAFLVGDNFRSILRYNNSVNYALAVGLLARQIEGGTGVVAAWPRDLQPLSRSQVKDLQMALNQRGFSAGMADGVMGPATRAGLRQFQQSIGVVADGYPTLELLQRLMAP; this is translated from the coding sequence ATGCAACGACGCCTTGCCCCCCCATCGACCTCCCGCTCCACGCGCAACCCCGCCGTGGCCACCTGGCTGATTCCCCTGGCTGCCGCGTTGGCGCTGGCAGGCTGCTCGTCGGCGCCGCGCGCGCAGGCACCTCAGGCCAACCCGGCCGCTTCGGCCGTCGCCGCGCCACCGCAGCCACCTTCTGTCATCCCTGCAGCAACAGCATCAGCAGATGCCCCGGCTGCCGCCGCACCCTCGAGCCCGGAAGAAGCCGCTGCCGCCGAACAGGCCGGCTTCGCCGTATGGATCGCGGCCTTCACCCAGGAGGCGTTGGCCGCAGGCATTCGGCCTGACACCGTGCAAACGGCGCTGGCCGGAGCCCAATTGCAGCCTCGCGTGATCGAACTGGACCGCGCACAACCCGAGTTCACGCGCACGCCTTGGGCTTACCTCGACAGCGCCGTGTCCACCCAGCGCATCGCCCAAGGCCAGGCCAAGCGGACCGAATATGCTTTGCCACTCGAAGCCGCCGCTGCGCGGTATGGCGTGCCGGCCTCGGTCGTCACTGCCATCTGGGGCATGGAAAGCAATTACGGCGGCAACTTCGGCACCTTCCGTGCGATCGATGCTTTGGCAACGCTGGGGTTCGAAGGCCGCCGCGCCCAGTGGGCCCGCAATGAACTGATGGCTGCGCTGCGCATCCTCGACCAGGGCGACATCGCCGCCGACCGCATGATCGGATCGTGGGCCGGCGCCATGGGCCACACGCAGTTCCTGCCCTCCGTATTTCTCGCCTACGCCATCGATGCCGACGGGGACGGGCGACGCGACATCTGGGGCAGCATCCCCGATGTCGCGTCGTCCACCGCCAACTACCTGGCCAGCTCCGGCTGGCGCAGCGGGCAACCCTGGGGCGTGGAGGTGCAATTGCCGCCGGGATTCGACCACGCCCGGGCCGAGAACACCGTGCGGCAGACCTCCGCGCAGTGGGCCGGCGAAGGGGTGGTGGCCATCGATCGGCAACCCCTGCCGGACCTGGGTGCCGCCTATGTCATCGCACCCGCAGGTGCACGTGGGCCGGCCTTCCTGGTGGGGGACAACTTCCGCAGCATCCTGCGCTACAACAACTCGGTGAACTACGCGCTGGCGGTGGGCCTGCTGGCGCGGCAGATCGAGGGTGGTACGGGCGTGGTGGCAGCCTGGCCACGGGACCTGCAGCCCCTGTCGCGCAGCCAGGTGAAAGACCTGCAGATGGCGCTGAACCAGCGCGGCTTTTCCGCCGGCATGGCCGATGGCGTGATGGGCCCGGCCACAAGAGCGGGCCTGCGCCAGTTCCAGCAAAGCATCGGCGTGGTGGCCGACGGCTACCCTACGCTGGAATTGCTGCAGCGGCTGATGGCGCCCTGA
- a CDS encoding DUF779 domain-containing protein: MDTPAAPSTPVPAPQEIGSVGRVSATPAAVALIERLAAQHGPLMFHQSGGCCDGSAPMCFALGEFLVGDADVLLGEIAGTPFYMSRSQFAYWEHTHLIIDAVPGNGGMFSLERPTGLRFLTRSRLYSDAEWEAVSALGPPAQEARACPRPAPP, translated from the coding sequence ATGGACACGCCGGCTGCCCCCTCCACCCCGGTCCCCGCCCCGCAGGAGATCGGGTCCGTGGGCCGCGTCTCGGCCACGCCGGCGGCGGTGGCGCTCATCGAGCGCCTGGCGGCGCAGCACGGTCCGCTCATGTTCCATCAGTCGGGGGGCTGCTGCGACGGCAGCGCGCCCATGTGCTTCGCACTCGGGGAGTTTCTGGTGGGCGATGCCGACGTGCTGCTGGGCGAGATCGCGGGCACGCCCTTCTACATGAGCCGCTCGCAGTTCGCCTACTGGGAGCACACCCACCTCATCATCGATGCGGTGCCGGGCAACGGCGGCATGTTCTCGCTGGAGCGGCCCACGGGCCTGCGTTTCCTGACACGATCGCGGCTGTACAGCGATGCGGAATGGGAGGCCGTCAGCGCGCTCGGACCGCCGGCTCAAGAGGCCCGGGCCTGCCCGCGGCCTGCGCCGCCTTGA
- a CDS encoding YebC/PmpR family DNA-binding transcriptional regulator produces MGAQWKAKGKAQVADAKGKLFGKLVKEIMVAARGGADPAGNARLRLVVEQARKVSMPKDTLERAIKKGAGLSGEAVNYERVIYEGFAPHQVAVMVECLTDNVNRTAPEMRVLFRKGQLGTSGSVAWDFNHVGIIEAEPASADADPEMAAIEAGAQDFEPGEEEGNTTFWTDPTDLDLVCRALPAQGFTVLAAKMGYRPKNPVNPANLSPEQMEEVESFLAAIDGNDDVQNVFVALAG; encoded by the coding sequence ATGGGCGCGCAGTGGAAAGCAAAGGGCAAGGCACAGGTCGCGGATGCCAAGGGCAAGCTGTTCGGCAAGCTGGTCAAGGAAATCATGGTCGCCGCGCGCGGCGGCGCCGACCCGGCGGGCAATGCCCGGCTGCGCCTGGTGGTGGAGCAGGCCCGCAAGGTCTCCATGCCCAAGGACACCCTGGAGCGCGCCATCAAGAAGGGCGCGGGCCTGTCCGGCGAAGCGGTCAATTACGAACGGGTGATCTACGAAGGCTTCGCCCCGCACCAGGTGGCGGTGATGGTCGAGTGCCTGACCGACAACGTGAACCGCACGGCGCCGGAAATGCGGGTGCTGTTTCGCAAGGGCCAACTGGGCACGTCCGGCTCCGTGGCCTGGGACTTCAACCATGTGGGCATCATCGAAGCCGAGCCGGCGTCTGCCGACGCCGATCCCGAAATGGCTGCCATCGAGGCGGGCGCTCAGGATTTCGAGCCCGGCGAGGAAGAGGGCAACACGACGTTCTGGACCGATCCCACCGACCTGGACCTGGTGTGCCGCGCGCTGCCCGCGCAGGGCTTCACGGTGCTGGCGGCCAAGATGGGCTACCGGCCCAAAAACCCGGTGAACCCGGCCAATCTGAGCCCGGAGCAGATGGAAGAGGTCGAATCGTTCCTCGCGGCCATCGATGGCAACGACGACGTGCAGAACGTGTTCGTGGCGCTGGCGGGCTAA
- a CDS encoding sigma-54-dependent Fis family transcriptional regulator, whose amino-acid sequence MQTNAFLGAPGPTPGEVGASAAQRITQAHERSTAFGLRRHESADLRPMDAEALAWMVARNEALFAHARPVMETLSAQIAGTQSMVLLTDAQGVVLHALGDDEFLDRASRVALRPGAAWSERSKGTNAIGTALALGEALQVNGNEHFLQANHFLTCSCAPILDPHGHVIGALDVSGDHRSQSAHTMALVRMSAKMVENHLFGKVFEDAVRLRFHARPEFLGTLVEGLAAFTPDGRFLAANRSGQFQLGMSSNALQAHTFSSLFGMPMAALLAHARQAVPEPLRLQLPGGVAVQALVEFRPRSGTLLPWPDQGQGLGEEGQAGTPRPTEGQGPAALPALSRPPKPARLSSLRYLDTGDAQLAQVIDRVTRLLGSDVATLILGETGTGKELLARAIHQDGPRQRGPFVAVNCASIPETLIESELFGYDEGAFTGARRKGHPGKVVQAHGGTLFLDEIGDMPLSMQARLLRVLQERSVSPLGASRQVPVDVAVVCATHRNLREMMAQGTFRDDLYYRLNGLVVRLPALRERTDLAVIVERLLRAQADAPPAGGASPVPRVAPEAMALFATHAWPGNLRQLSSVLRTAALMARSDGGVIQQAHLPEDFLEDCELLLTQAHGGAGVARISTGPVGVAAAGGITPQSRAIAGRSIAVARLGDTTAAALVQALTAHGGNVSAAARALGVSRNTVYRHLKAAQAAGRPGPLEPAVRAR is encoded by the coding sequence ATGCAGACGAACGCATTCCTCGGTGCGCCCGGCCCGACGCCGGGCGAGGTGGGCGCCTCGGCGGCGCAGCGGATCACGCAGGCGCACGAGCGCTCCACCGCCTTCGGCCTGCGGCGGCACGAATCGGCGGACCTGCGGCCCATGGATGCCGAAGCCCTGGCCTGGATGGTCGCCCGCAACGAGGCCCTGTTCGCCCACGCCCGGCCCGTGATGGAGACGCTGTCGGCGCAGATTGCCGGTACCCAGAGCATGGTGCTGCTGACCGATGCGCAGGGCGTGGTGCTGCATGCCCTGGGCGATGATGAGTTCCTGGACCGGGCGAGCCGGGTCGCCCTGCGCCCCGGCGCGGCGTGGTCCGAGCGCAGCAAGGGCACCAATGCCATCGGCACGGCCCTGGCGCTGGGCGAGGCGCTGCAGGTGAACGGCAATGAGCACTTTCTGCAGGCCAACCATTTCCTGACCTGCTCCTGCGCGCCCATCCTCGACCCGCACGGGCATGTGATCGGCGCGCTCGACGTGAGCGGCGACCACCGCAGCCAGAGCGCCCACACCATGGCACTGGTGCGCATGTCGGCCAAGATGGTGGAGAACCACCTGTTCGGCAAGGTGTTCGAAGACGCGGTGCGGCTGCGCTTCCATGCGCGGCCGGAGTTCCTGGGCACGCTGGTGGAGGGGCTGGCCGCGTTCACGCCGGACGGGCGGTTCCTCGCTGCCAACCGCAGCGGACAGTTCCAGCTGGGCATGTCGTCCAATGCGCTGCAGGCGCATACTTTTTCCTCGCTGTTCGGCATGCCCATGGCGGCGTTGCTCGCGCATGCGCGCCAGGCCGTACCGGAGCCGTTGCGGCTGCAGTTGCCGGGCGGCGTGGCGGTGCAGGCGCTGGTGGAGTTTCGGCCGCGTTCGGGCACGCTGCTGCCATGGCCCGATCAGGGCCAGGGGCTCGGCGAAGAGGGGCAGGCGGGCACGCCGAGGCCGACCGAAGGCCAGGGGCCGGCAGCGCTGCCGGCCCTCTCGCGGCCGCCCAAGCCGGCACGGCTGTCCAGCCTGCGCTATCTGGACACGGGCGACGCACAACTGGCCCAGGTGATCGACCGGGTCACGCGGCTGCTGGGCAGCGACGTTGCCACGCTGATCCTGGGCGAGACCGGCACCGGCAAGGAATTGCTGGCCCGCGCCATCCACCAGGACGGGCCACGCCAGCGGGGGCCTTTCGTCGCCGTCAACTGCGCGTCGATTCCCGAAACCCTGATCGAGTCCGAACTCTTCGGCTACGACGAAGGCGCCTTCACGGGTGCGCGGCGCAAGGGGCATCCTGGCAAAGTCGTGCAGGCGCATGGCGGCACGCTGTTTCTCGACGAAATCGGCGACATGCCGCTGTCGATGCAGGCACGGCTGCTGCGGGTGTTGCAGGAGCGCAGTGTGTCGCCGCTGGGCGCGTCGCGGCAGGTGCCGGTGGATGTGGCCGTGGTCTGCGCCACACACCGCAATCTGCGCGAGATGATGGCCCAGGGCACCTTCCGCGACGACCTGTACTACCGGCTGAACGGGCTCGTGGTGCGGCTGCCCGCGCTGCGCGAGCGCACGGACCTGGCCGTGATCGTCGAGCGCCTCCTGCGTGCGCAGGCCGACGCCCCGCCCGCCGGTGGCGCAAGCCCGGTGCCGCGCGTGGCGCCCGAAGCCATGGCGCTTTTTGCCACGCATGCCTGGCCGGGCAACCTGCGCCAGTTGAGCAGCGTGTTGCGCACCGCCGCGTTGATGGCCCGTAGCGATGGCGGGGTCATCCAGCAGGCCCATTTGCCCGAGGACTTTCTAGAGGATTGCGAGCTGCTTTTGACCCAGGCACATGGCGGTGCCGGTGTGGCCAGGATATCGACCGGCCCGGTGGGCGTTGCCGCGGCTGGCGGAATCACGCCGCAGTCCCGCGCAATCGCAGGCCGCTCCATCGCCGTGGCGCGCCTGGGCGATACGACCGCCGCTGCGTTGGTGCAGGCGCTGACGGCCCATGGCGGCAACGTATCGGCCGCGGCGCGTGCGCTGGGCGTGTCGCGCAACACCGTGTACCGGCACCTCAAGGCGGCGCAGGCCGCGGGCAGGCCCGGGCCTCTTGAGCCGGCGGTCCGAGCGCGCTGA
- the adhP gene encoding alcohol dehydrogenase AdhP: MTAKTMKAAVVRAFGQPLTIEEVPVPTPSDDQILVKIEASGVCHTDLHAAEGDWPVKPNPPFIPGHEGVGFVAAVGKNVKHVKEGDRVGVPWLHSACGYCTHCMGGWETLCESQSNTGYSVNGGFADYALADPNFVGHLPKDIGFVEIAPILCAGVTVYKGLKVTDTKPGDWVVISGIGGLGHMAVQYAKAMGLNVAAVDVEDDKLELARQLGATVTVNAKTTDPAAYLQKEIGGAHGALVTAVSPKAFEQALGMVRRGGTVALNGLPPGNFPLPIFDMVLRGVTVRGSIVGTRLDLQESLDFAARGQVKATVATEKLENINAVFERMRQGQIQGRIVLDMAAA; the protein is encoded by the coding sequence ATGACCGCCAAGACCATGAAGGCCGCCGTCGTTCGCGCATTCGGCCAGCCGCTCACCATCGAGGAAGTGCCCGTTCCCACGCCCTCGGACGACCAGATCCTCGTGAAGATCGAGGCGTCCGGCGTCTGCCATACCGACCTGCACGCCGCCGAGGGCGATTGGCCCGTCAAGCCCAACCCGCCGTTCATCCCGGGCCATGAAGGCGTGGGCTTCGTGGCCGCGGTCGGCAAGAACGTCAAGCACGTGAAGGAAGGCGACCGCGTGGGCGTGCCCTGGCTGCACTCGGCGTGCGGCTACTGCACGCACTGCATGGGCGGTTGGGAGACGCTGTGCGAGTCGCAGAGCAACACCGGCTACTCGGTCAATGGCGGCTTTGCCGACTACGCCCTGGCCGACCCGAACTTCGTGGGCCATCTGCCCAAGGACATCGGCTTCGTCGAGATCGCGCCCATCCTGTGCGCGGGCGTCACGGTGTACAAGGGCCTGAAAGTGACCGACACCAAGCCCGGCGACTGGGTCGTCATCTCGGGCATCGGCGGACTGGGCCACATGGCCGTGCAATACGCCAAGGCCATGGGCCTGAACGTGGCGGCGGTGGATGTGGAAGACGACAAGCTGGAACTGGCCAGGCAACTGGGCGCGACCGTGACGGTGAACGCCAAGACCACCGACCCCGCCGCCTACTTGCAAAAGGAGATCGGCGGCGCCCACGGCGCGCTGGTGACGGCCGTGTCGCCCAAAGCCTTCGAGCAGGCCCTGGGCATGGTGCGGCGCGGCGGCACGGTGGCGCTCAACGGCCTGCCGCCCGGCAACTTCCCCCTGCCGATCTTCGACATGGTGCTGCGCGGCGTGACGGTGCGCGGCTCCATCGTGGGCACGCGGCTCGACCTGCAGGAGTCGCTCGACTTCGCCGCCCGCGGCCAGGTGAAGGCCACCGTGGCCACCGAGAAGCTCGAGAACATCAACGCCGTGTTCGAACGCATGCGCCAGGGGCAGATCCAGGGGCGCATCGTGCTGGACATGGCAGCGGCCTGA
- the sbcB gene encoding exodeoxyribonuclease I, with protein MHTFFWHDYETFGANTRRDRPAQFAGIRTDADLNEIGEPLMVYCQPAPDYLPDPVSCLITGITPQVALERGLPEHAFAARIEAELALPGTIGVGYNTIRFDDEITRFMFWRNLMDPYAREWQNQCGRWDLLDVVRMAYALRPDGIVWPKKEDGSPSFKLEHLSQANGLAHEAAHDALSDVRATIALARLLRDRQPKLFEFALGLHKKDRVATELRLPATADTARPFLHISGMFPAERGCVAVMWPLASHPTNKNELIAWDLAHDPSELALLGADAIRERLFSRADALPDGVARLPIKTVHLNKSPMVVGNVNTLTPQMAQRWAVDLERAAGHAEVARALPDMSAIWASVFTRPQEAAPDVDQDLYGGFVGNEDRRRLNRLRALSPQELALAKTGFDDERLEELVWRYRARNFPHTLDEADQERWEGHRVACLMEGAGGALTFDELFAKLDELGAEADERGEEILGALYDYAESIAPAM; from the coding sequence ATGCATACCTTTTTCTGGCACGACTACGAAACCTTTGGCGCCAACACGCGCCGTGACCGGCCCGCGCAATTCGCCGGCATCCGCACCGATGCGGACCTGAACGAAATCGGCGAACCGCTGATGGTCTATTGCCAGCCCGCGCCCGATTACCTGCCCGACCCGGTGTCGTGCCTCATCACCGGCATCACGCCGCAGGTCGCATTGGAGCGTGGCCTGCCGGAGCACGCATTCGCGGCACGCATCGAGGCCGAGCTGGCGCTGCCCGGCACCATCGGCGTGGGCTACAACACCATCCGGTTCGACGACGAGATCACGCGTTTCATGTTCTGGCGCAACCTGATGGACCCGTATGCCCGCGAGTGGCAAAACCAGTGCGGCCGGTGGGACCTGCTCGACGTGGTGCGCATGGCCTACGCGCTGCGCCCGGACGGCATCGTCTGGCCGAAGAAGGAAGACGGCTCCCCCAGCTTCAAGCTGGAGCACCTGTCCCAGGCCAACGGCCTCGCGCACGAGGCCGCGCACGATGCGCTCTCCGACGTGCGCGCCACCATCGCCCTGGCCCGGCTGCTCCGCGACCGGCAGCCCAAGCTGTTCGAGTTCGCGCTGGGGCTGCATAAAAAGGACCGCGTGGCCACCGAACTGCGCCTGCCCGCCACGGCCGATACCGCACGGCCCTTCCTGCACATTTCGGGCATGTTCCCCGCCGAGCGCGGCTGCGTCGCGGTGATGTGGCCGCTCGCCAGCCACCCCACCAACAAGAACGAGTTGATCGCCTGGGACCTGGCCCACGATCCGTCCGAACTGGCCCTGCTGGGCGCCGATGCGATCCGCGAGCGGCTGTTCAGCCGGGCGGATGCGTTGCCCGACGGCGTGGCGCGCCTGCCCATCAAGACCGTGCACTTGAACAAGTCGCCGATGGTGGTGGGCAACGTCAACACGCTGACGCCGCAGATGGCGCAGCGCTGGGCCGTCGATCTGGAGCGTGCCGCCGGCCATGCCGAGGTGGCGCGGGCCTTGCCCGACATGAGCGCCATCTGGGCCAGCGTGTTCACGCGGCCGCAGGAGGCCGCGCCGGACGTGGACCAGGATCTGTACGGCGGCTTCGTCGGCAACGAGGACCGTCGCCGCCTGAACCGCCTGCGCGCTTTGTCACCCCAGGAACTCGCATTGGCCAAGACAGGCTTCGACGACGAGCGGCTGGAGGAACTGGTGTGGCGCTACCGCGCGCGCAATTTTCCTCACACGTTGGACGAGGCCGACCAGGAACGCTGGGAAGGCCACCGTGTCGCCTGCCTGATGGAAGGCGCGGGCGGTGCACTCACCTTCGACGAACTGTTCGCCAAGCTGGACGAGTTGGGCGCCGAAGCGGACGAGCGGGGCGAAGAGATCCTGGGCGCGCTGTACGACTACGCGGAAAGCATCGCACCCGCGATGTAG
- the adh gene encoding aldehyde dehydrogenase, translating into MNMAEIASLGIANPYKKQYGNYIGGQWVPPIDGQYFENTSPINGQVFTSIPRSNDKDINAALDAAHKAKAAWGKTSTTDRANALLKIADRMESNLLTIAVAETLDNGKPLRETMAADIPLAIDHFRYFAGCIRAQEGGISEIDHETMAYHFHEPLGVVGQIIPWNFPILMAVWKLAPALAAGNCVVLKPAEQTPASILVLLELVGDLLPPGVLNVVNGFGLEAGKPLASSPRIAKIAFTGETTTGRLIMQYASQNIIPVTLELGGKSPNVFFEDVMAADDGFFDKALEGFAMFALNQGEVCTCPSRALVQESIYDKFMERALKRVAAIKQGHPLDKSTMIGAQASQEQLEKILSYLDLGKQEGAECLIGGERNQLGGDLAGGYYVKPTVFKGHNKMRIFQEEIFGPVLSVTTFKTEEEALEIANDTLYGLGAGVWSRDGARAFRMGKGIQAGRVWTNCYHQYPAHAAFGGYKQSGIGRENHKMMLDHYQQTKNLLVSYSQAPLGFF; encoded by the coding sequence ATGAACATGGCAGAAATCGCCAGCCTCGGCATCGCCAACCCCTACAAGAAGCAGTACGGCAATTACATCGGCGGGCAGTGGGTGCCGCCGATCGACGGCCAGTATTTCGAGAACACGTCGCCGATCAACGGGCAGGTATTCACCTCCATCCCCCGCTCCAACGACAAGGACATCAACGCCGCGCTGGATGCCGCCCACAAGGCCAAGGCCGCCTGGGGCAAGACCTCCACCACCGACCGGGCGAACGCGTTGCTGAAGATCGCCGACCGCATGGAATCCAACCTGCTCACCATCGCCGTGGCGGAGACGCTGGACAACGGCAAGCCGCTGCGCGAGACCATGGCGGCCGACATTCCCCTGGCCATCGACCACTTTCGCTACTTTGCCGGCTGCATCCGCGCACAGGAAGGCGGCATCAGCGAGATCGACCACGAAACCATGGCCTATCACTTCCACGAGCCGCTGGGCGTGGTGGGGCAGATCATTCCGTGGAACTTCCCGATCCTCATGGCGGTATGGAAGCTCGCCCCGGCCCTGGCCGCCGGCAACTGCGTGGTGCTCAAGCCTGCCGAGCAGACGCCCGCCTCCATCCTGGTGCTGCTGGAACTGGTGGGCGACCTGCTGCCGCCCGGCGTGCTGAACGTGGTGAACGGTTTCGGCCTGGAGGCCGGCAAGCCCCTGGCCAGCAGCCCCCGCATCGCGAAAATAGCCTTCACGGGCGAGACCACCACGGGCCGGCTGATCATGCAATACGCCAGCCAGAACATCATCCCCGTCACGCTGGAGCTGGGTGGCAAGAGCCCCAATGTGTTCTTCGAAGACGTGATGGCGGCCGACGATGGCTTCTTCGACAAGGCGCTGGAAGGCTTTGCGATGTTCGCGCTCAATCAGGGCGAAGTCTGCACCTGCCCCAGCCGCGCGCTGGTGCAGGAATCGATCTACGACAAGTTCATGGAACGCGCGCTCAAGCGCGTGGCGGCCATCAAGCAAGGCCACCCGCTGGACAAGAGCACCATGATCGGCGCGCAGGCCTCGCAGGAGCAGCTCGAAAAGATCCTCTCGTACCTGGATCTGGGCAAGCAGGAAGGCGCGGAGTGCCTCATCGGCGGCGAGCGCAACCAACTGGGCGGCGACCTGGCCGGCGGCTACTACGTGAAGCCCACCGTCTTCAAAGGCCACAACAAGATGCGCATCTTCCAGGAAGAGATCTTCGGCCCCGTGCTGTCGGTGACCACCTTCAAGACCGAGGAGGAAGCGCTGGAGATCGCCAACGACACGCTGTACGGCCTGGGCGCCGGCGTATGGAGCCGCGATGGCGCTCGCGCCTTCCGCATGGGCAAAGGCATCCAGGCCGGGCGCGTGTGGACCAATTGCTACCACCAGTACCCCGCGCACGCCGCCTTCGGCGGCTACAAGCAGTCGGGCATTGGCCGCGAGAACCACAAGATGATGCTGGACCACTACCAGCAGACCAAGAACCTGCTGGTGAGCTACTCGCAGGCGCCGCTGGGCTTTTTCTGA